In Glandiceps talaboti chromosome 6, keGlaTala1.1, whole genome shotgun sequence, one DNA window encodes the following:
- the LOC144436347 gene encoding uncharacterized protein LOC144436347 → MGTVTDVNLPDDMDYQLKTSDRLIVAYFTKGRNSNFDNNMYPAMARNHTSAKFLKINFNICAKCKGCCTWYNIVQKYEVTEEPTFIFIKNQAEIRGERYLDWDAPKLEAKIELLSD, encoded by the exons GATGACATGGACTACCAGCTGAAGACCAGTGATCGGTTGATTGTTGCTTATTTCACTAAAGGCCGCAATTCGAACTTCGACAACAACATGTATCCG GCAATGGCAAGAAACCATACGTCTGCGAAGTTCTTGAAGATCAACTTCAATATCTGTGCCAAATGTAAAGGTTGTTGTACATGG TACAATATCGTTCAGAAGTATGAAGTGACAGAAGAGCCAACCTTCATATTCATCAAGAATCAAGCAGAG ATACGAGGAGAGAGATACTTGGACTGGGATGCACCTAAACTCGAAGCAAAGATTGAATTATTGAGTGATTGA